Proteins from a genomic interval of Sinobacterium caligoides:
- a CDS encoding putative 2-aminoethylphosphonate ABC transporter permease subunit produces the protein MNTTAITAKSKLFSDRSFSLTVLLLLFAAGLFMLMSPLLALLSRSLFDNSNNFIGLDNFVEYAQSPELLNSFMTTMMIGFSVAAITVTLAFIVAYVIQRSCLPGKGLMKVVGLLPILAPSMLPAIGLIYLFGNQGILKPLIGDASIYGTTGIIIGLVVCCFPHALLLTQTGLRQIDGRLYEAARAMRTSAFKTFMTVTLPSAKFGIISAFITVFTLSICDFGVAIIIGGKTSVLATDIYKLAIGMHNFGMSAVAAIALLVPALITFSVDAWLKRKVTNMGNSQATNAPTQSLPLVHSFMGVVTWFVLAIILAIIAMPVYGSFVSFWPFNTTLTLNHYNLDAVSSYGFSPFFNSIQLAFCTAFFGTIVVFIGAYVSERSAGFKFLKALIGQLVMLPLAVPGLVLGIGYVMFFSSPSNPFNGLYGAMALLVICTIVHLYSVAHLMCVTSFKNMPVELEGAAASLKISRPMLILRVILPISLPVLIDIFVYLFVSAMITTSAVIFLYNSGNIPASIAVLHLDESGNMASAAAMSVFILLTACTVKLLGMWLARVLQRRQLQA, from the coding sequence ATGAACACTACTGCGATAACAGCTAAGTCGAAGCTATTCAGCGATCGATCTTTCTCATTAACCGTGCTGCTGCTGTTATTCGCTGCCGGCCTATTTATGCTGATGTCGCCGCTGCTCGCGTTGTTGTCGCGCAGCTTATTCGACAACAGTAATAATTTTATCGGTCTCGATAACTTTGTCGAGTATGCGCAATCACCGGAGCTGCTTAACTCATTTATGACGACGATGATGATCGGCTTCAGCGTGGCCGCCATTACTGTTACGCTCGCCTTTATCGTCGCCTATGTGATACAGCGCAGTTGCTTGCCCGGCAAGGGATTGATGAAGGTGGTTGGTTTACTGCCTATCTTAGCGCCGTCGATGCTGCCGGCCATCGGTCTCATCTATTTATTTGGCAATCAAGGTATTCTCAAACCACTTATTGGCGATGCCAGTATCTATGGCACTACGGGGATTATTATTGGCCTCGTGGTTTGCTGCTTCCCCCATGCGCTGTTGCTGACGCAGACCGGCTTACGACAGATCGATGGCCGTCTCTATGAAGCGGCGAGGGCGATGAGAACTTCGGCGTTTAAGACCTTCATGACGGTGACGTTACCGAGCGCAAAGTTCGGTATTATCAGTGCCTTTATTACCGTCTTTACGCTGTCTATCTGTGATTTTGGTGTGGCGATTATTATCGGCGGAAAAACCAGCGTCTTGGCGACCGACATCTATAAGTTGGCCATCGGCATGCACAACTTTGGTATGAGCGCCGTCGCTGCGATCGCCCTGTTAGTACCAGCACTGATTACCTTTAGTGTCGATGCCTGGTTGAAGCGCAAGGTGACCAATATGGGCAATAGCCAGGCCACCAATGCCCCGACGCAATCGTTACCGTTAGTGCACAGCTTTATGGGGGTGGTCACCTGGTTCGTGTTGGCTATCATTTTGGCGATTATTGCCATGCCGGTCTACGGCTCATTTGTCAGTTTTTGGCCCTTCAATACCACGTTAACCCTCAACCACTACAATCTTGATGCGGTCTCTAGCTACGGCTTCTCGCCATTTTTTAACAGTATTCAGCTGGCCTTTTGCACTGCTTTTTTCGGCACCATTGTTGTCTTCATCGGTGCCTATGTGAGCGAGAGAAGTGCGGGCTTTAAGTTCTTGAAGGCCCTGATCGGTCAGTTGGTGATGTTGCCGCTGGCGGTACCGGGACTGGTCCTCGGTATCGGTTATGTGATGTTTTTCTCCTCGCCCAGCAACCCATTCAATGGCTTGTACGGTGCTATGGCGCTGCTGGTGATCTGTACCATCGTGCATCTGTATTCCGTCGCACACTTGATGTGTGTGACTAGTTTCAAAAACATGCCGGTAGAGCTCGAAGGGGCGGCGGCATCGTTGAAAATTTCGAGGCCAATGCTGATCCTGCGGGTGATACTGCCGATCAGTCTGCCTGTTTTAATCGATATATTTGTCTATCTATTTGTCAGTGCAATGATCACGACTAGCGCGGTTATCTTCCTTTATAACAGCGGTAATATACCGGCTTCGATAGCGGTTCTTCATCTCGATGAATCGGGCAATATGGCCTCGGCAGCGGCCATGTCGGTCTTTATCCTGCTGACCGCGTGTACTGTGAAACTACTCGGTATGTGGTTGGCCAGGGTTCTACAGCGACGTCAGTTACAAGCATAG